The following proteins are co-located in the Hevea brasiliensis isolate MT/VB/25A 57/8 chromosome 11, ASM3005281v1, whole genome shotgun sequence genome:
- the LOC110632570 gene encoding FCS-Like Zinc finger 13, with protein sequence MLSKRTHPMMERLSELFVSGNRGGFLDVSSASPRSALEYRLQSPRGLKNYDLGGVGLGIVAALEKPSSDGGHEILAKYAIYSPNMNRSDPISVSSGKNCERCNNCDLKEMEMESLEDYTYVTSHGPDKSSTKVYYDNGKKGHDRIGVVSMDRESPARFVDEAALYPTSDFLSSCHLCRKRLHGKDIYMYRGEKAFCSMECRSRQIMIDERKEQCRSKVSRSADVSSSSYTRSPIFSTGILAI encoded by the exons ATGCTTAGTAAAAGAACCCATCCCATGATGGAAAGATTATCTGAATTATTTGTTTCCGGCAACCGTGGTGGATTCTTGGATGTTTCCAGTGCTAGTCCAAGAAGTGCATTGGAGTACAGACTTCAATCACCTAGAGGTCTAAAGAATTATGATCTTGGTGGGGTTGGCTTGGGTATTGTTGCTGCCCTTGAGAAACCTAGCAGTGATGGGGGACATGAAATTTTAGCAAAATATGCAATTTACAGTCCAAATATGAATAGGTCGGATCCTATTTCTGTTAGTTCTGGTAAAAACTGTGAGAGATGCAACAACTGTGATCTTAAGGAAATGGAGATGGAAAGCTTGGAGGATTATACTTACGTCACAAGCCATGGACCTGATAAGTCCTCGACTAAGGTGTATTATGATAATGGAAAAAAAGGGCACGATAGAATTGGTGTTGTTTCTATGGATAGAGAATCGCCGGCGAGATTTGTCGATGAAGCTGCGTTGTATCCCACCTCAGATTTTCTCAGTTCATGTCACTTGTGCAGGAAAAGGCTCCATGGGAAAGACATATACATGTACAG AGGAGAGAAAGCATTCTGTAGCATGGAGTGTCGATCAAGACAAATAATGATAGACGAGCGCAAGGAACAGTGCAGATCAAAGGTTTCAAGATCTGCAGATGTTTCAAGCTCCTCTTACACAAGAAGCCCTATCTTCTCAACTGGAATTCTTGCCATTTAG